AGATATTTTAATTTTAGATAGGAATAAATCGGAATTTTCCAGCACCACACTTGGGACAGTTCCAGTTATCTGGTAAATCCTCAAAAGCAGTTCCAGGAGGAGTATTGGTTCTTGGTTCCCCTGCTTCAGGGTCGTAGATATAATTACAAACCTTACATTTGTACCTTCTCATTACCTTACCTCCAACTTAAATTGCAATGAAACGGGTTTTATTAGCCCCACAATGAGGACAGAACCAGTTATCAGGCAGGGTATCAAATTCAGTTCCAGGATCAGTTCCATTACGCGGTTCGCCGGATTCACTGTCGTAAATATAGCCACAAACTTTGCATTTGTATCTGCTCATTTAACCACCTCAATTAATGCTTATTCTGGAATTGCAATGAATATTCTGAGTTTATTTAATGGTTAATTTCAAAGTTTAACCTGTAACTATCATTAATTATTATACACATCTCTGGTTAATAATCATATGGGTAATGTTAATCTCATTATTTCTTTAATTTCTCCCAAATCTCAATATCTCCGGGAATAACATTTAAAATAGGGTTGGGAATGGGTGAATCCCCCTGTTTCAATAGTTTATTTATTTCCTGATATCTTTTATTGTCCCTTTTTTTGAGTTTTTTCTGAAGGTGTTCCAGTTCATAGGATATCTGTCCACTGGTAACTGGAATCTGCTTAGAAGTACGTTCGGTTCCTATTTTATCATGGTTAAAATTGTATCCTCTTCTATTTGCTTCCAGGTAAACATGGTTTAAGTAAGTATCTAAAAAAAGAATGGAGTGATCCTGTTTCCTGAAACGAATCAATTGGGGATGATTAGTGTAACCTTTGGTTTTCCCCTTTAGAACTGCCCTGGCAAGTAAACCCTCTCTCCATAGTGCTACTAACCCTTTACTATCTAAATATTTAGGATGGAGGCTCCAGAGTCTCATGATTCCACTCTAATATCTTATTATCCTATTTTTAATTTAGAATATTTAACCAGATATAATACTCTTATATATTTTATAACTATTAAATTTATGTTTATTTCCTTTTGCAAACTGCATTTATTTGGATAATTTTATTTTAAAGCTTAACTGAGCATATTTATTCTTTTTTACATTATTTACTTGATTTAATAGGAGTAGGATAAACTATTTTTTTTGTATATAAATGTATGATGGTTATAATTGAAACTAGCTATCGGAGGTGATAATCTGGATATATGGGCACTGATTTTAGTTTTAGGAGCATTAGCAATTCTTCATATAATGTATGGAGTTAGATATGTTTTTGTTGAGAAAAAACAATACAGTAACTAATTTTTTTTCAAAATTTTTATGTTTATTTTTTTAATCAAGTTTTATTGACATATTTATTGATTATAAATCATTGCCTGAGATCAATATTATCCATTCAATTTGCCTTATTTTAAATGAAAGTTATATGGAAAAAAATAAGTATATGTATTACTGATTTAAAATTAGTATATTATGAAATAAAAATATTAAGGAGGGGGATAGATTGAAAATACTTCATATTGGATTGTTAGTTTTAGTGATTGGTTTGGTGGCGGTATCGGGATGTACTTCAAGTAATAACAGTAATAGTAATTCCAATGGTAACTCGTCCAGTTCAAATGCATCAGCTTCTAATGATGTTAATATTGTGGTAAGTTATTCTGGTAGTTGGGCTGTTGATGTAAGTGGTCCATTTGGATATCGTTCATTATCTGGTACCGGAGATCAAACCAATAATATAGGTAGTGTGACTGGATCTGTAACTGCTGCTGCTCGTAAAACAGAGGGTGGTAATGGACTTCTAACAGTTTCAATAACTAAAGGTGGAAAAACACTTGCCTCACAAAGTACCTCTGCTCCATGGGGCGGGGCTACTGCAGTTGCCACTGGCATCTGATTTTTTTATTTTTTTATTTTTTTTGGGGAATTAAAGAGATTTAAAAAAAGATTAAAAAAAATTATTTTACCAGCATCACTGGTACTGATATCTTTTTTATGGCATTTTCTGCTACACTACCCATTATAAGCCTTTCCAGACCGGTTTTACCATGGGTGCTTAGTATTACCAGATCTGCACCTGCCTTCTGGGCAATTTTAGCCATATCATTGGTAGGGCTTCCAACAATCAGTATCTCATGGACATCCACATCCATTTCATTACCCTTTTTTTGCACATCCCTTAAAATGCTTTTACCCTCTTCTTCTAACACTTCATAGGGATATATGAGTTTATCATCAATAATGTGAACTGCTACAACTACAGAACCCAGTTTTTTGGCCAGGGCTAATGCAGTGTCTTCAGCCTTTTTAGAATACTCTGATCCGTCAGTTGGAACCATTATGGTGTTAAACATTTTTTTATACTCCTGTTTCATTATTTATGGTGTTCACTAAATTTTTAATATTCAGTTTTGGATTTTTCAATATTCAGCTTTAAATTTTGCAATACCCAATTTTTATTTTAATATTTTTTTCCCTGTATCTTTTGTATTGCATCAATCCACTTATTTTATTCCCTTCCCATTATTAAACTCATATTTACAGGAATTATTCCTAGCACCAGATTCAATCCACTTTCCGGCGATGATCTCCCACCACAA
This window of the Methanobacterium formicicum DSM 3637 genome carries:
- a CDS encoding rubredoxin is translated as MRRYKCKVCNYIYDPEAGEPRTNTPPGTAFEDLPDNWNCPKCGAGKFRFIPI
- a CDS encoding rubredoxin produces the protein MSRYKCKVCGYIYDSESGEPRNGTDPGTEFDTLPDNWFCPHCGANKTRFIAI
- a CDS encoding pyrimidine dimer DNA glycosylase/endonuclease V — encoded protein: MRLWSLHPKYLDSKGLVALWREGLLARAVLKGKTKGYTNHPQLIRFRKQDHSILFLDTYLNHVYLEANRRGYNFNHDKIGTERTSKQIPVTSGQISYELEHLQKKLKKRDNKRYQEINKLLKQGDSPIPNPILNVIPGDIEIWEKLKK
- a CDS encoding universal stress protein; this encodes MFNTIMVPTDGSEYSKKAEDTALALAKKLGSVVVAVHIIDDKLIYPYEVLEEEGKSILRDVQKKGNEMDVDVHEILIVGSPTNDMAKIAQKAGADLVILSTHGKTGLERLIMGSVAENAIKKISVPVMLVK